Proteins from a genomic interval of Corynebacterium freiburgense:
- a CDS encoding alpha/beta fold hydrolase, whose translation MSNIIPSFLRRSEKPVLQAFPAFQGVERSGVIDSVHYYEAGPEDAPITVVFVHGFTLAASSYYHQSEHLSKRKNVRTLLVDLRGHGETGEVPFHECSVGGAADDVARVIEQRCPTGDMVIVGHSLGGLIALNLARRYGPKRVRGLVLISTAIESLGSQGLPKVLTHPIMDKLRQAVESAPEATEKYTREAKDYLAAKLAPIFFNTNTTDYDIIRFHAELVQQTPMSTFIGYFDDLQSHNELDAVEVLQNIPGIVLVGDRDRVTPVSQSERICELWPSGELRTVKEAGHMLLLETPEEVNAAIDAVLDTL comes from the coding sequence GTGTCCAATATTATTCCTAGTTTTTTGCGTCGCTCCGAGAAACCAGTGCTGCAGGCATTTCCGGCATTTCAAGGTGTGGAACGTAGCGGCGTTATCGATAGCGTGCATTACTACGAAGCCGGGCCCGAGGACGCGCCAATAACCGTAGTGTTTGTGCATGGCTTTACTCTGGCCGCCAGCAGCTACTATCACCAATCCGAACACCTTAGCAAGCGTAAGAACGTACGTACGTTACTAGTGGATCTCCGGGGGCACGGCGAAACCGGGGAAGTGCCATTCCATGAATGTAGTGTTGGCGGTGCCGCAGACGATGTTGCGCGCGTGATTGAGCAACGCTGCCCTACAGGGGATATGGTCATTGTGGGGCATTCGCTCGGGGGATTAATCGCATTAAATCTTGCACGCCGTTACGGTCCAAAACGCGTGCGTGGACTTGTTCTTATTTCTACGGCCATTGAATCTTTAGGGAGCCAAGGGCTTCCGAAAGTGCTTACACATCCGATTATGGATAAACTCCGCCAAGCGGTGGAATCAGCACCAGAAGCAACGGAAAAATACACCAGAGAAGCGAAAGACTACTTAGCGGCAAAGCTAGCCCCGATATTTTTTAATACCAATACCACTGATTATGACATTATTCGGTTCCATGCCGAGCTAGTCCAGCAAACCCCAATGTCTACATTTATTGGGTACTTTGATGATCTGCAAAGCCATAATGAGCTTGATGCCGTAGAAGTACTTCAAAATATTCCCGGCATAGTGCTTGTTGGTGATCGGGATCGTGTAACACCAGTTTCCCAATCCGAGCGTATTTGCGAGCTTTGGCCCAGCGGGGAGTTGCGGACAGTAAAAGAAGCCGGGCATATGCTCCTCTTGGAAACTCCTGAGGAAGTTAATGCCGCAATCGACGCTGTGCTCGATACGCTATAA
- a CDS encoding DUF1707 SHOCT-like domain-containing protein, with protein sequence MNLPLPFQTQREQAQEKLMNAVGQGHLDLETYSELVGTVWSANDLATIDQVVQSIAIVPKQRTAPTLRSKQLALFSSKKVKGALQFTDKSDVVAAFGTVKLDLRKASISSAKTTLNIVCLFGEVELIVPKGVQVHSEVFSLFSEEKIRAKEVSEVPGPIFYLQGINLFGSVKVTTA encoded by the coding sequence ATGAACCTCCCACTTCCTTTTCAGACACAACGCGAGCAAGCCCAAGAAAAACTTATGAATGCTGTTGGCCAAGGCCACCTCGATTTAGAGACGTATTCAGAGCTTGTAGGAACCGTGTGGAGTGCAAATGACCTTGCGACCATAGACCAAGTTGTCCAGTCCATTGCAATAGTGCCAAAGCAACGCACTGCACCTACTCTGAGGTCAAAGCAGCTTGCGCTTTTTAGCTCTAAAAAGGTCAAAGGCGCACTCCAATTCACCGATAAATCCGATGTAGTAGCGGCATTTGGAACCGTCAAGCTTGATTTACGCAAGGCTTCGATCTCCTCTGCGAAAACCACGCTCAATATTGTGTGTTTATTTGGCGAGGTCGAGCTGATTGTCCCCAAGGGAGTTCAGGTACACTCCGAAGTCTTTTCCTTGTTCTCTGAAGAAAAGATCCGCGCCAAGGAAGTGTCCGAGGTTCCCGGACCGATTTTCTATTTGCAGGGCATCAATCTATTCGGCTCTGTAAAAGTGACCACTGCATAA
- a CDS encoding acyl carrier protein, which translates to MVTFLRYLGFMESIAQRLVSLVSRVTDIDATEIDLDAPLALDSLTLIELAVRVEEEFGKRIDSFSPTTLRDVVKLVES; encoded by the coding sequence TTGGTTACGTTTCTACGTTACCTTGGGTTTATGGAGTCCATTGCCCAGCGACTAGTTTCGCTCGTCAGTCGCGTTACCGATATTGATGCCACCGAGATTGATCTCGACGCCCCGCTCGCCCTTGATTCTCTTACGCTTATCGAACTCGCCGTACGGGTCGAAGAAGAGTTCGGCAAGCGCATTGATTCATTCTCACCAACTACACTTCGTGATGTTGTGAAGTTGGTGGAATCTTAG